GCCTCTCCTCAAACGAGCAGTTCGATCCGCATCACGGTAACAGCCTCGCCCAGGAGGTACGTCCGTTCGCCGGCCACGCGAACACCCACCGCCCCGCCCCGTGGCGACGCCTGGTAGGCCCGCAGGTCCGTTTTGCCGAGCTTCTGCGCCCAGTACGGCCCGAGGCAGCAGTGCGCCGAGCCGGTGACCGGGTCCTCGTCGACGCCGGCGGCGGGGGCAAAAAACCGGGAGATGAAATCGTACGCCGGGTCGTCGCTTTGCGCGGTGACGATGATGCCGCGCACCGGGATCTGGCGTAGCGCGGTCATGTCCGGACGCATCGCGCGCAGCCTGTCGGCGTCGGCGATCTCGACGAGATAGTCCATCCGATTCGCCCCGACGTACACGGGCTCGGCGCCCAGGCCGTACAGCTCGATGGGCGCCGCGGCCGGCGACGGGGCTTCCGTGGGGAAATCCAGTTCGATCCGGTCGCCCCGGCGTTCGGCCGTCAGCCGGCCGCTGCGGGTGTGGAACACGGCGGTCCGGTCCGCCGGCAGCACGCCCTGCTCCCAGAGGACATGCGCGCTGGCGAGCGTGGCGTGACCGCAGAGGTCGACTTCCACCGTCGGCGTAAACCACCGCAGCCGATAGCCGTCGGCCTCCGGTAACAGATAGGCCGTTTCAGCCAGATTCATCTCGCGGGCCACATCCTGCATCCAGCGCGCATCGGCGGGTCGATCGAGGATGCAGACGCCGGCCGGGTTGCCGGAGTACGGGCTACGGGTGAACGCGTCGACCTGGAACAGGACCATGGGATCTCGCTGGGCAAATGGAACACGGCAAACGGATCGAAAGATCACATCGTGGAACGCCTTCGGCTGGCGGCGAGCCCGATGACGAAACACGATACGACGCCCACGCCGGCGTAGAGGAAAAAATGCAGTGAAGTATAACGCTGCACGCCGAAAAGGATCGCGGCGCTGGCGAGGGCCCCGACCCACGCGCCGCGGGCGTCGGCGCGGCGGGTGAACATCCCGAGGGCGAAGACGCCGGCCAGACTGCCACCGAAGAGCCCCACGAGTTGAAGAAACACATCCCAGAGCGATTTCACCTCGAACGTGGCGAGCGCGAGGGCGGCCGACGTTCCCAGCACCCCGAGCCCTACCGTAAGCCGGCGCGCCAGGCGGAGATACGCCGCATCCGGCTCGTTCGGACGCGCCAGCCGATAGACGTCTTCGACCAGCGATGTCGCCACGCTGTTCATACTGCTGTCGATGCTCGACATCGCCGCCGCGAAGAGCGCCGCGATCACGAGGCCCGACACCCCGGGCGGCAGCTCGTGCG
Above is a genomic segment from Rhodothermales bacterium containing:
- a CDS encoding PhzF family phenazine biosynthesis protein, whose protein sequence is MVLFQVDAFTRSPYSGNPAGVCILDRPADARWMQDVAREMNLAETAYLLPEADGYRLRWFTPTVEVDLCGHATLASAHVLWEQGVLPADRTAVFHTRSGRLTAERRGDRIELDFPTEAPSPAAAPIELYGLGAEPVYVGANRMDYLVEIADADRLRAMRPDMTALRQIPVRGIIVTAQSDDPAYDFISRFFAPAAGVDEDPVTGSAHCCLGPYWAQKLGKTDLRAYQASPRGGAVGVRVAGERTYLLGEAVTVMRIELLV